In Naumovozyma castellii chromosome 1, complete genome, one DNA window encodes the following:
- the STP4 gene encoding Stp4p (ancestral locus Anc_4.222), producing MTTTTSQFIQNNAALPTLMNPISTTNNHHHEPSRGLLTTNSTGTSSPTDSSILEPSNGSSAFNSRLTSPLIRSNELNANYSNVPSRLPSTSYFAQHPQQQTPPLLNPGSTRDIPLRTNSIPNIITTTQNNGGGGGGSIILPPISSFDSLILAAQSTSVTNTKRSNSLQAGFTIPVPEGSNLKEPIPIHKPKSRRTLIPRSSSVSHTSSNSNSIPSFNTLLASSIQNSPVTTPSISADSILNNIKRDGASEGSQSDVSIDGDSIHTNATDKTGSGNNKGSVTKTRRKKQCPTCLNYYANLSTHKSTHLTPEDRPHKCPICERGFARNNDLIRHKKRHWKDEFKKDKMKLLLSETGSTDLSTKEQKEILKKNQLKALHQIRGAFKCPYNKALIDLDMETYPYKSKNLNFTPLNCHQTGVFSRCDTYKNHLKALHFEYPPKTKKEDRAVMPGNCKHCGMKFENVDVWLNKHVGKDCGYYYH from the coding sequence ATGACTACTACTACTTCACagtttattcaaaataatgcTGCTCTTCCCACGTTGATGAACCCAATCTCTACAACTAATAACCATCATCATGAACCTTCCCGAGGATTATTAACAACAAATAGTACGGGAACATCTTCACCGACAGATTCTTCCATATTAGAACCATCGAACGGTTCATCCGCTTTCAACTCAAGATTAACGTCTCCATTAATAAGATCTAATGAACTTAATGCAAATTACTCTAATGTCCCCAGTAGATTGCCCTCCACATCTTATTTCGCTCAACAcccacaacaacaaacacCACCATTATTGAACCCAGGTTCCACCAGAGATATACCCTTACGAACAAATAGCATTCCCAATATAATAACCACCACTCAAAATAATGGCGGTGGCGGTGGCGGTAGTATCATATTACCAcccatttcatcatttgacAGCCTGATCCTGGCGGCACAAAGCACAAGCGTCACCAACACCAAAAGATCCAATTCATTACAGGCAGGTTTCACAATACCTGTACCTGAGGGatccaatttgaaagaacCCATCCCGATCCATAAACcaaaatcaagaagaacattGATACCGAGATCAAGTTCCGTTTCTCACACTAgttccaattccaattccattCCCAGTTTCAATACCCTCTTAGCTTCATCCATTCAGAATTCTCCCGTAACGACACCAAGTATTTCCGCGGACTCCATCTTGAATAATATAAAGAGGGATGGGGCCTCGGAGGGATCCCAAAGTGATGTAAGTATTGACGGTGATAGTATTCATACGAACGCGACAGACAAGACGGGCTCGGGGAATAATAAGGGAAGCGTCACCAAGacaagaaggaagaaacaATGTCCTACATGTCTGAATTATTATGCTAACTTATCTACTCATAAATCGACACATTTGACTCCGGAGGATAGACCTCATAAATGTCCCATTTGTGAGAGAGGGTTTGCAcgtaataatgatttgattaGACATAAGAAACGTCATTGGAAAGATGAGTTTAAGAAGGATAAGATGAAGTTGCTACTTTCTGAGACCGGGTCAACGGATCTCTCGACGAAGGAACAGAaggaaatattgaagaagaatcaatTGAAGGCATTACATCAAATTAGAGGTGCGTTTAAATGCCCCTATAATAAAGCtttaattgatttggatATGGAGACTTATCCATATAAatccaagaatttgaattttacTCCCTTAAATTGTCATCAAACAGGGGTTTTTTCCCGTTGCGATACGTACAAGAATCATTTAAAGGCATTGCATTTCGAATATCCGCCAAAGACTAAGAAGGAAGATAGGGCTGTTATGCCCGGGAATTGTAAACATTGCGGgatgaaatttgaaaatgtcGATGTTTGGTTGAACAAGCATGTGGGGAAAGATTGTGGTTACTACTACCATTAA
- the KNH1 gene encoding Knh1p (ancestral locus Anc_4.223), with amino-acid sequence MMTIYQLIVSFILFTTLIRADVGITAPTAGKTYDLSDSGEVQIQIKWTDVGSIPKNTDITKYTFSLCAGPNGNIENMATLGTVTPSEVTGSSYEATIQATMGTDGQYYIQIFAQTASGYTIHYTPRFTLKGMKGAKVAESAADTVPPVAQTMITTGAVVGVIDSRSFTVPYTKQTGIVRYAPMQTQPPTKVTMGSWTTKFPTSAVTYYSTMRKSIDQQTTVTPGWSYNVKSGVNYASVAPMPSDNGGWYDPKERMTLTTRKINLRKRGYVEGKTGA; translated from the coding sequence ATGATGACAATTTATCAACTGATCGTCTCATTTATACTATTCACAACGCTCATAAGAGCAGATGTCGGCATAACGGCCCCCACAGCGGGCAAAACATATGATCTATCCGACTCTGGTGAAGTACAGATCCAAATCAAATGGACCGATGTAGGTTCCATCCCCAAGAATACAGATATAACCAAATATACATTCTCTCTATGTGCCGGACCAAATGGtaacattgaaaatatggCTACCTTGGGTACCGTGACACCATCAGAAGTCACAGGAAGCTCCTATGAGGCTACAATCCAGGCCACCATGGGGACTGATGGTcaatattatattcaaattttcgCACAAACCGCATCCGGTTATACCATTCATTATACTCCAAGATTTACATTGAAGGGGATGAAAGGTGCTAAAGTCGCTGAATCCGCCGCTGATACGGTACCACCCGTCGCGCAAACTATGATTACTACAGGTGCCGTCGTTGGGGTCATTGATTCAAGAAGTTTTACTGTACCATATACGAAACAAACGGGGATTGTTCGTTATGCTCCCATGCAAACTCAACCTCCTACTAAAGTGACTATGGGATCTTGGACAACAAAATTCCCCACCAGTGCTGTTACATATTATTCTACAATGAGAAAATCTATTGATCAACAAACAACCGTCACACCTGGTTGGTCTTATAACGTTAAGAGTGGTGTCAATTATGCTAGTGTCGCCCCAATGCCATCTGATAATGGAGGATGGTATGATCCAAAGGAAAGAATGACATTGActacaagaaaaattaatctAAGGAAACGTGGTTATGTGGAAGGTAAAACGGGCGCATGA
- the LHP1 gene encoding tRNA maturation protein LHP1 (ancestral locus Anc_4.224) has product MSDSENQTTPRRNSFAPIEFTPEISKQCLKQVEFYFSEFNFPYDKFLRTTAEKNDGWVPISTIATFNRMKKYRPVDKVVELLKDSKILQVSEDGENVKRLVPLDLSKDKKIDKRMEQNKRTLAVMNFPVEVEGDDISELQEQIESFFDKLGKVNQVRLRRDHKKKFNGNVLVEFESLEECENFLKKYSIDQEKTDQKEPEEVLSYQGRKLDVMTKKQFDLQRLATKSKNFSGSGQRSRSFTGHRKNMPKLTPPPKDKKEESNENENESVITE; this is encoded by the coding sequence ATGTCTGATTCTGAAAACCAAACGACCCCAAGACGTAACTCGTTTGCACCAATTGAATTCACGCCGGAGATTTCCAAACAATGTTTAAAACAGGTAGAGTTCTATTTCTCTGAATTTAATTTCCCATATGATAAATTCTTACGTACCACTGCTGAAAAGAATGATGGATGGGTCCCCATTAGTACCATTGCTACGTTCAATCGTATGAAGAAATATAGACCAGTGGATAAAGTTGtagaattattgaaagattccAAGATTTTGCAAGTGTCTGAAGATGGTGAAAATGTCAAGAGATTAGTACCATTGGATTTGTCTAAGGATAAGAAGATTGATAAGAGGATGGAACAAAATAAGAGAACTTTGGCAGTCATGAATTTCCCCGTTGAAGTGGAAGGTGATGACATTAGTgaattacaagaacaaattgaaagtttctttgataaattgggTAAAGTTAACCAAGTACGTCTAAGAAGGGATcataagaagaaatttaatggTAATGTACTTGTTGAGTTTGAAAGTTTAGAAGAATGtgaaaatttcttaaagaaatattccATTGATCAAGAAAAGACTGATCAAAAGGAACCTGAAGAAGTGTTATCTTACCAAGGTCGTAAATTGGATGTTATGACGAAGAAACAATTTGATCTACAAAGATTAGCCACGAAATCTAAAAATTTCAGTGGTTCTGGTCAAAGATCCAGATCATTCACTGGTCATAGGAAAAACATGCCCAAATTGACTCCTCCTCCAAAGGACAAGAAGGAAGAATCAaacgaaaatgaaaacGAATCAGTTATCACtgaatga
- the SLC1 gene encoding 1-acylglycerol-3-phosphate O-acyltransferase SLC1 (ancestral locus Anc_4.226), giving the protein MGGFNTILYYNRCVLGIVVLLLCAVYGVLASIVCTLIGKQQYSQYLTARCYSNAMKYIMGIDVKVIGEENLKNLPYIVVSNHQSAMDILMLGRMFPPGCTITAKKSLKYVPFLGWFMALSGTLFLDRTNREKSVGTLNTGLAKVKENKRALWIFPEGTRSYSINLEMLPFKKGAFHLAQQGELPIVPVVVSNTSSIFSPKYNVFNRGTIIVKVLKPISTEGLKKEDVGKFSEQVRETMVAELKEVGYSDAFNETNLPPSVVELNGKIISAVKKDDPADVVTKENDDDKDKTTNATKEF; this is encoded by the coding sequence ATGGGTGGCTTCAACACAATCCTTTACTACAATAGATGTGTATTAGGGATCGTTGTCTTATTGCTGTGTGCAGTATATGGTGTTCTTGCATCAATAGTTTGCACATTAATTGGTAAGCAGCAATATTCTCAATATTTAACTGCACGTTGTTATAGCAATgcaatgaaatatattatgGGTATCGATGTGAAAGTaattggagaagaaaaCTTGAAGAATTTACCATACATCGTTGTCTCAAACCATCAATCTGCTATGGATATCTTAATGTTGGGGAGAATGTTTCCACCAGGATGTACCATTACTGCCAAgaaatctttaaaatatgTCCCATTTTTGGGTTGGTTTATGGCCTTAAGTGGTACTCTGTTCTTGGATAGAACTAACAGAGAAAAAAGTGTGGGTACTTTAAACACTGGATTAGCTAAGGTTAAGGAAAATAAGAGAGCTCTATGGATTTTCCCAGAAGGTACTAGATCTTACAGTATCAACTTGGAAATGTTGCCTTTCAAGAAGGGAGCTTTCCATTTGGCTCAACAAGGTGAATTACCAATTGTTCCAGTTGTGGTCTCTAATACAAGTTCTATTTTTAGCCCAAAATATAATGTATTTAACAGAGGGACTATTATTGTGAAAGTATTAAAGCCAATCTCCACAGAAGGcttgaagaaagaagatgTTGGGAAGTTCAGTGAGCAAGTAAGAGAGACCATGGTGgctgaattgaaagaagtCGGATATTCCGATGCATTTAATGAAACCAATTTACCACCAAGTGTTGTTGAATTAAATGGGAAGATTATTTCTGCCGTTAAGAAAGATGACCCAGCTGATGTAGTtacaaaggaaaatgatgatgacaaAGACAAAACTACCAATGCAACAAAAGAATTCTAA
- the PBP4 gene encoding Pbp4p (ancestral locus Anc_4.228) encodes MSTVTTTATTNSILDNPKQPKLKGWVQTASKSAPKQNSRKQNKAKAHPSLPKAENDVVESVQGEKNIENTTVPRQTAKKYKQPKRPPFNRDEVREFMNSLFKQYAESKDTQSTKELFALSGGTKNASSDWGTVTTSKYKNKNKKYACLNNVARYLKN; translated from the coding sequence ATGTCCACCGTCACAACCACTGCCACAACCAATTCCATATTAGATAATCCAAAACAACCAAAGTTGAAAGGATGGGTTCAAACGGCATCAAAATCAGCTCCAAAACAGAATTCGaggaaacaaaataaagCAAAGGCTCATCCTTCTCTACCCAAGGCTGAGAATGACGTAGTAGAGTCAGTTCAAggtgaaaaaaatatagaaaATACAACTGTTCCACGTCAAACAGCTAAAAAGTACAAACAGCCTAAGAGACCACCCTTTAATAGAGACGAGGTTCGAGAGTTCATGAACTCCCTATTCAAACAATATGCAGAAAGTAAGGATACACAATCGACTAAAGAACTTTTTGCTCTAAGTGGCGGAACAAAGAATGCTTCTTCTGATTGGGGTACCGTTACCACTtctaaatataaaaataaaaacaaaaaatatgcATGTTTGAATAATGTGGCCagatatttaaagaattaa
- the MCH1 gene encoding Mch1p (ancestral locus Anc_4.229) — protein MPLSRLEHCLSYHLRLLLPQVLSPRSSHRVAYTFSLLSAITSGFITLISLYTHPWQEHLNYSSWQINMISSVTNLGMYLTPPILGVIADNHGPITLSIISVLGFIPSYLYVGHVFKHPDIANSESSFNLTLLCFTLIGISTSALYFSALITCTKLYPSRKLLSISLPTTCYGISSVFGSQLLRIPWFWSKSHGLLDLGRVFESFALIYIVIGLLAWIATSVVSMLNDNEEKESSKLSQEHIREQEHDHEQQPLLPRSDESTENHNPMLIFKDPMTYLFGISMLLSLGPLEMFVTNMSSLSNLIIKRNIVSLSSELLSIYAISSTLSRLSTGLLVDFLTARKISLKWILMTLLSLGFIAQLLILNLTNPSRLADTKDILWTGILFGIIYGGLFTIYPTIILIVYGEALFGTAYGSLLIPTAVGSILSCMSYAKTYDSRCHQEGATTTCINPVYYLTSTQLVLSMGVTLIVFFAWKRRRISL, from the coding sequence ATGCCACTTTCTCGACTGGAACATTGCCTGTCATATCATTTACGTCTGCTATTACCGCAAGTATTATCACCAAGATCCTCTCATAGAGTAGCATATACCTTTTCATTACTATCGGCAATAACCTCAGGGTTCATAACATTGATATCATTATACACACACCCATGGCAGGAACATTTGAACTATTCATCGTGGCAAATTAACATGATCTCCAGCGTGACAAATTTGGGGATGTACTTGACTCCTCCTATCCTTGGAGTAATAGCCGATAATCATGGCCCAATCACACTAAGTATTATCTCAGTTCTGGGATTTATTCCAAGCTATCTCTACGTGGGGCATGTTTTCAAACATCCTGATATTGCAAATTCGGAatcatcattcaatttaacTCTGCTATGTTTTACTTTGATTGGAATATCTACCAGTGCTCTTTACTTTAGTGCATTGATTACCTGTACAAAACTATACCCTTCAAGGAAATTACTATCAATAAGTTTACCCACTACATGCTACGGTATCTCCTCAGTGTTTGGATCACAGCTATTAAGGATCCCATGGTTTTGGTCAAAATCGCACGGTTTGTTAGACCTGGGGCGTGTATTTGAATCATTTGCACTGATTTATATTGTAATAGGACTTTTAGCATGGATAGCAACAAGCGTAGTTTCCATGttaaatgataatgaagaaaaggaaagcAGTAAATTAAGCCAAGAACATATACGGGAGCAAGAACATGATCATGAGCAACAACCATTACTACCGAGATCTGATGAAAGCACTGAGAATCATAACCCGATGCTAATATTTAAGGACCCAATGACATATCTTTTTGGGATTTCGATGTTACTATCTTTAGGTCCCTTAGAGATGTTTGTTACAAATATGTCATCTTTATCAAACTTGATAATAAAACGTAATATTGTTTCATTATCGAGCGAATTATTGTCAATTTATGCCATTTCCTCCACATTATCAAGATTGAGTACAGGGTTGCTCGTCGATTTCTTAACTGCAAGGAAGATATCATTAAAATGGATCCTAATGACTTTGTTGTCTTTGGGATTCATTGcacaattattaattttgaatttgaccAACCCTTCTAGATTAGCTGACACTAAAGATATATTATGGACAGGAATCTTATTTGGCATTATTTATGGTGGTTTATTCACAATTTATCCGacaataattttaattgtttatGGAGAGGCATTATTTGGGACAGCATATGGAAGTTTATTGATCCCCACTGCAGTTGGATCCATATTATCTTGCATGTCATATGCAAAAACTTATGATTCTAGGTGTCATCAAGAGGGTGCTACGACAACGTGCATCAATCCTGTTTACTATCTTACAAGTACACAATTGGTGCTATCCATGGGGGTCACTTTAATCGTATTCTTTGcatggaaaagaagaaggataTCTTTGTAA
- the NCAS0A02420 gene encoding sterol desaturase family protein: protein MVSAVFENGNATFTNLLQHTSFRSTLQSIYQYQPQLNVMEKYWAAWYTYMNNDILATGLLFFLLHEFMYFFRCLPWFIIDQIPYFRRWKLQPTKIPSNKEQFYCLKSVLLSHFLVEAIPIWTFHPMCEKIGIVIEVPFPNWTTILMEVSLFFVLEDIWHYWLHRLFHYSVFYKYIHKQHHRYAAPFGLVAEYAHPIETMSLGFGTVGMPILYVLYTGKLHLFTLCVWITLRLFQAIDAHSGYDFPWSLNKFIPFWAGAEHHDLHHHYFIGNYASSFRWWDYYMDTEAGPEAKLEREERMKRRAVSKMKMKVQ from the coding sequence ATGGTTTCAGCAGTTTTTGAAAACGGAAATGCTACTTTTACCAACTTGTTACAACACACTTCCTTTAGATCTACCCTTCAAAGCATCTATCAATATCAACCACAATTAAATGTCATGGAAAAGTATTGGGCCGCATGGTACACTTATatgaataatgatattttgGCTACCGGTCTACTGTTCTTCTTATTACATGAATTCATGTATTTTTTCAGGTGTTTACCCTGGTTTATTATTGATCAAATCCCATATTTTAGAAGATGGAAATTACAACCAACAAAGATTCCCAGCAATAAAGAACAAttttattgtttgaaatCAGTCCTTCTCTCTCATTTCCTAGTGGAGGCTATCCCCATTTGGACATTCCATCCAATGTgtgaaaaaattggaattgtaATCGAGGTACCATTCCCAAACTGGACAACTATACTAATGGAAGTCTCCttattttttgttcttgaagATATATGGCATTATTGGCTCCATCGCCTTTTCCATTACAGTGTCTtctataaatatattcataaaCAACATCATAGGTATGCCGCACCCTTTGGTTTAGTAGCAGAATATGCACATCCAATTGAAACTATGTCATTGGGATTCGGAACTGTCGGTATGCCCATTCTTTACGTTTTGTATACTGGCAAGTTACATCTTTTCACTTTATGTGTTTGGATTACCTTAAGGTTATTTCAAGCCATTGACGCTCATTCTGGATATGATTTCCCTTGGTCcctaaataaatttatccCATTTTGGGCTGGAGCTGAACATCATGATTtacatcatcattattttattgGTAATTATGCATCGTCATTCAGGTGGTGGGACTATTATATGGATACAGAAGCTGGTCCAGAGGCTAAACTAGAAAGAGAGGAGAGAATGAAAAGAAGGGCAGTAAGtaagatgaagatgaaagtaCAATAA
- the PSA1 gene encoding mannose-1-phosphate guanylyltransferase (ancestral locus Anc_4.231), which produces MKGLILVGGYGTRLRPLTLTVPKPLVEFGNRPMILHQIEALANAGVTDIVLAVNYRPEVMVETLQKYEKEYGVSITFSVEEEPLDTAGPLKLAEKILKKDNSPFFVLNSDVICDYPFKELADFHKAHGGKGTIVATKVDEPSKYGVIVHDIATPNLIDRFVEKPKEFVGNRINAGLYILNPEVIDLIEMKPTSIEKETFPILVNEKSLYSFDLEGFWMDVGQPKDFLSGTVLYLQSVSKKNPEKLAKGENIVGNVMVDPTATISPNAKVGPDVVIGPNVTIGDGVRIERSVVMANSSVKEHSLVKSTIVGWNSTVGRWCRLEGVTVLGDDVKVKDEIYVNGGKVLPHKTISANVPQESIIM; this is translated from the coding sequence ATGAAAGGTTTAATTTTAGTCGGTGGTTACGGTACCAGATTGAGACCTTTAACCTTAACTGTTCCAAAGCCTTTGGTCGAATTCGGTAACAGACCAATGATCTTACATCAAATCGAAGCTTTGGCTAACGCTGGTGTCACTGATATCGTCCTAGCTGTCAACTACAGACCAGAAGTCATGGTTGAAACTTTGCAAAAGTACGAAAAGGAATACGGTGTCTCCATTACTTTCTCTGTCGAAGAAGAACCATTAGACACTGCTGGtccattgaaattggcTGAAAAGATCTTGAAGAAGGATAACTCTCCATTCTTCGTCTTGAACTCCGATGTCATTTGTGATTATCCATTCAAGGAATTAGCCGATTTCCACAAGGCTCACGGTGGTAAGGGTACCATTGTTGCCACCAAGGTCGATGAACCATCCAAATACGGTGTTATTGTCCATGACATTGCTACTCCAAATTTGATTGACAGATTCGTCGAAAAGCCAAAGGAATTCGTTGGTAATAGAATTAACGCCGGTTTGTACATCTTAAACCCAGAAGTTATCGATTTGATTGAAATGAAACCAACTtccattgaaaaggaaacttTCCCAATCTTAGTTAACGAAAAATCTCTATACTCTTTCGATCTAGAAGGTTTCTGGATGGATGTCGGTCAACCAAAGGATTTCTTATCTGGTACCGTTCTATATCTACAAAGTGTATCCAAGAAGAACCCAGAAAAATTGGCTAAGGGTGAAAACATTGTCGGTAACGTCATGGTTGACCCAACTGCTACCATCTCTCCAAATGCTAAGGTTGGTCCAGATGTCGTCATTGGTCCAAATGTCACTATTGGTGATGGTGttagaattgaaagatcCGTCGTCATGGCTAACTCTTCCGTTAAGGAACACTCTTTAGTTAAGTCTACTATTGTTGGCTGGAATTCAACTGTCGGTAGATGGTGTCGTCTAGAAGGTGTCACCGTTTTGGGTGATGACGTTAAGGTTAAGGATGAAATTTACGTTAATGGTGGTAAGGTCTTACCTCACAAGACTATCTCTGCTAATGTCCCACAAGAATCCATTATTATGTAA
- the MBP1 gene encoding transcription factor MBP1 (ancestral locus Anc_4.232) codes for MSNQIYSARYSGVDVYELIHPTGSVMKRKKDDWVNATHILKAANFAKAKRTRILDKEVMGRKHEKVQGGFGKYQGTWVPLEIATELAMKFDVYEELRALFDFKHVDGSASPPAAPKHHHASRSGSVKKTATRSASTSVLPDKPKKAKMGSFSHVSTPPTTHSGLLTSVDLNRAKFETINGSQDNNSMTVVNPVVTRRRGRPPSTVKAERKLGTTLQRSQSDMTFPKPAIPNSSISTKQLPYIQRTATSVGDDDNKRVELQAQQLQVDEQQRYSTEFKEISLDDGLSSDIEKDQDDHETGNTLKLQQQRQPLNTKLELSSTPSSPSLPTSPNDLAQANGYDQHHYGSNIGTSPILSTIPPYSAQGRPSTADINDKVNKYLSKLVDYFISNDMRLNKQVPPELLEPPPNSAPFIDAPIDPEQHSAFHWACSMGILPIVETLFSAGTNIRTTNSHGQTPLMRSAMFHNSYTRRSFPRIFQLLHETVFDVDNDLQTVIHHIVKRKSSTPSAIYYLDTVLSKIKDFSPQYGVEMLLNAQDNNGDTALHIAARNGDKLFFDTLLNNGALNTIRNKKGLTPNEIMNEHYQTQQNEQGGSNENDKDRLSNGVTKSPLTPSPVISDYLMYPSQAATRMSRGIPNIVNMMKQMAESYNDVLQNSESNEKILLKKLKTISRAIESVSSKNIELINGKSEDELTPYIDSKIQEIDDLKKEVTFFRREMKNKIELRQSARLKKYVELERTGEGALIDADNVENDTNKRLQLATELTLLQMKRRKERIEMILNFFNDNAKIHKYRRMISEATELGTDEVDNCLEVILQNLVNIS; via the coding sequence ATGTCtaatcaaatatattcagCCAGATATTCTGGAGTTGATGTATACGAGTTAATCCATCCTACTGGATCCGTtatgaagaggaagaaagaTGACTGGGTTAATGCAACACATATATTAAAGGCAGCCAACTTTGCCAAGGCcaaaagaacaagaattcTTGATAAAGAAGTTATGGGAAGAAAACATGAAAAGGTTCAGGGTGGATTCGGGAAATACCAAGGTACATGGGTTCCACTAGAAATTGCAACTGAACTTGCCATGAAGTTTGATGTATACGAGGAATTGAGAGCCTTATTTGATTTTAAGCATGTGGACGGTTCTGCCTCTCCACCAGCTGCACCAAAGCATCATCATGCATCTAGAAGTGGTTCTGTTAAGAAAACTGCCACCAGGAGTGCAAGCACATCAGTACTACCAGACAAACCTAAGAAAGCTAAGATGGGTAGCTTTTCCCACGTATCAACCCCGCCTACTACTCATTCAGGCCTTTTAACTTCCGTTGATCTGAATAGGGcaaaatttgaaaccatAAACGGTTCACAGGATAATAATTCTATGACTGTAGTGAATCCTGTAGTGACAAGAAGAAGGGGGAGGCCACCATCTACAGTGAAAgctgaaagaaaattaggGACTACACTACAAAGATCTCAGAGTGATATGACATTTCCAAAACCTGCAATACCGAACTCCTCTATATCTACGAAACAACTGCCATATATCCAAAGAACGGCAACATCTGTTGgggatgatgataataaacGAGTTGAGCTTCAAGCACAACAACTTCAGGTAGATGAACAGCAACGTTATTCAACAGAATTTAAAGAGATTAGTTTAGATGATGGTTTATCAAgtgatattgaaaaggatcAAGATGATCATGAAACCGGGAACACTCTGAAATTACAGCAACAAAGACAGCCACTGAATACTAAATTGGAACTTTCGTCTACGCCTTCTTCCCCATCGTTACCCACATCGCCTAATGATCTTGCTCAAGCCAATGGCTATGATCAACACCACTATGGTAGTAACATTGGAACTTCTCCTATACTATCAACAATACCACCATATTCAGCACAAGGAAGACCCTCCACTGCAgatattaatgataaagTGAACAAATATCTATCAAAGTTAGTCGActattttatttctaatGATATGCGTTTGAATAAACAAGTGCCACCAGAGCTCTTGGAACCTCCTCCTAATAGTGCACCATTTATTGATGCTCCTATTGATCCAGAGCAACATTCAGCATTTCATTGGGCCTGTTCTATGGGTATACTACCAATTGTGGAGACATTATTTTCTGCAGGAACAAACATAAGGACCACAAATTCTCATGGACAAACTCCTTTAATGAGAAGTGCTATGTTCCATAATTCGTACACTAGGCGTTCTTTCCCTCGAATTTTCCAACTTCTTCATGAGACTGTATTTGATGTTGATAATGACTTACAAACCGTGATCCATCATATCGTAAAAAGGAAATCATCAACTCCATCTGCAATTTATTACCTTGACACtgttctttcaaaaattaaagatttttcaCCTCAATACGGTGTCGAGATGTTATTAAATGCACAGGATAATAATGGTGATACAGCATTACACATCGCAGCCAGAAATGGTGATAAACTATTTTTTGACACATTGCTTAATAATGGTGCGTTAAATACCATTCGAAACAAAAAAGGGTTAACaccaaatgaaataatgaatgaacACTACCAAACACAACAAAATGAACAAGGGGGGTCTAATGAGAATGATAAAGATCGTTTAAGCAATGGGGTAACTAAATCACCATTGACACCCTCTCCAGTGATATCAGATTATCTAATGTACCCGTCTCAAGCAGCTACAAGAATGTCAAGAGGTATTCCCAATATTGTAAATATGATGAAGCAAATGGCCGAGTCGTATAATGACGTCCTTCAGAATAGCGAATCCAATGAAAAGATATTactgaaaaaattgaaaacgaTATCGAGGGCTATAGAAAGTGTGAgttcaaaaaatattgaattaattaatggGAAGAGTGAAGATGAGTTAACGCCTTACATTGATTCCAAGATTCAGGAAATTGATGACttaaagaaagaagttACTTTTTTTAGAAGAGAGATGAAGAATAAAATAGAATTGAGGCAATCGGCTagattaaaaaaatatgttgaGTTGGAGAGAACTGGTGAAGGTGCTTTGATTGACGCTGATAATGTCGAGAATGACACCAATAAAAGATTACAATTAGCAACTGAACTAACTCTTTTGCAaatgaagaggaggaaaGAGAGGATTGaaatgattttaaatttcttcaacgATAATGCCAAGATTCATAAATATAGAAGGATGATTAGCGAAGCCACAGAATTAGGAACGGATGAAGTAGATAATTGTTTGGAAGTGATCCTTCAAAATTTGGTCAACATCAGCTAA